The DNA window TCTAAGGGCTTTTTGGACAAGGAGTCCAACGACTTTTTGGACGGGATGTCTAAGGGCATTTTGGACATTCCCAGTAGCGGAAAGGCTGAATGGTTTTCGCTATAGAAAAACGCCGCGAGCTGGTTGCCCTCGAGTCCCCTAATGTCGACAAAGCCATCACTCCGATGGCGTCGTTCAGAAGCGCGGATGAAAGTCCAAGGCCAACTACGCGGGAGCAGCGGTGCGTGTATAGCCGCCGACGGCAGACCACCCTAAGACTCAAGGAGCACGTGCTTTAAGCCCTGGTCGCCGCCGACAGCCCCGAGATGATCTACACAGCCCCTGGCGGCGAGAGCTCTTCAGTGCGCAGCCTCCGGCAGCGGTACGCCACGGGCCGCACGGCCGGTGAGCCAACCTCACCTTGCCGAGGCAACGAAGCACGATCAAGCACGGCGAAGCACCCCGTAACTGTCCTGCTTGTGACCGCAGCACAGACCACGAGAATGATCCGCTAGAAAGTGTCCAAGAACTCCATGGATTCCGTGTCCAATAAGTCATTAGACTCCGTGTCCAAAAACTCTATAGACATAACACCAGCGACCTGGGGGTTTCCGGACCGGGCGGGGCCAAATGGAGCTAGCTCCGTTTAGGACACGTTCAGAACAGCCGTTCAGGACAGCCGCGCGGCGTACCCACAAATCCCTTACAACGTCGACTGCCCGCGGCGCTCGTCGCGCCAGTCGAAGAACTTGCCCTGCAGTTTCTGAATGCCGAAGCCGACGAGCGAGCCGAGTAGGACGCCGACCACCATGCCGAGCAGTGGGATGTCGGAAAACAGCGCGCCGCCGGCGTAGCCGATGCCGACAGACAGGATCGCCCAGATGATCACGCCGATTGTGTCGTAGAAAAGGAAGGCGAACCAGTTGTAGCGCACCGAACCGAGCACGATCGTGGCCACCCAGCGCGCCCAGGGCAAAAAGCGGCCGACGATGATGGTGGGTCCGGCACCCCGGTGCATGTTGCGCCGCACCCACAAGATGGCTTGGCCCGCTTTGGATTCGGGGTCGAGGCGTTCGACAAAACCGATGAGGCGGGCGCCGAGGGCGAAGCAGAGGTTGTCGCCGATAATCGCGCCGATGATTGCAGCGGCGATGACGGCCTTTACGCTCGGCACGCCCTGGGAGGCGGCGAATGCACCCGCGAGGTTGAGCACGGTCTCAGAAGGCACGATGGGGGCAAGCGCGTCTGCGACGATGAGCAGGGTGACCAGGGGGTAGAACAATGGGGTGCCCATGAGCATGTGGAGGAAGTCGATGAATGGGTCGATCATCTCCATGGGGAACCTCCTCTCAAATGCCTGCTCATGGCGCTTTGCCGTGCGGTGCGTCGTGTCTACGATACGCCCTTGGTGGGGGAGGGCGCAGCGTCGTGTCTGCTACAAATATTGGTGTTTGCAATCCGGCTTTCATTCGCGCCAGCCGGAGGTGTGCATATACTGCGTGGAAGCGCATGTACCGCAGCGGTACATATATATAGGTGCGAATCGAGTTTTAAAGCGAGGTGTCACGCAGGGTGACGGGAAACGGCAAGACGCTGGTCATCGTGGAGTCGGCGACGAAGGCGAAGAAGATCCAGAAATACCTGGGCGAGGATTACATCGTCGAGGCTTCTGTCGGCCACATTCGCGACCTGCCGGGCCGCGCTGCGGACATTCCCGCCAAGTACAAGAAGGAGCCGTGGGCAAAGCTGGGCGTGAACCCGGACGCCGGTTTCTCCCCGATCTACGTGGTCAGCCCCGACAAGAAGAAAAAGGTGTCTGACCTGCGCGCCAAGCTCAAGGAGTGCGACAAGCTCCTGCTCGCGACAGACCCCGACCGCGAGGGTGAGGCGATCGCCTGGCACCTGCTCGAGACGCTGAAGCCGAAGGTGCCGGTGGAGCGCATGGTGTTCAACGAGATCACCGAGTCCGCGATCCGCGAAGCCGCCGAAAATACCCGCGAGCTGGACATGGATCTGGTCGAGGCGCAGGAGACCCGCCGCATCCTGGACCGCCTCTACGGCTACGAGGTTTCGCCAGTGCTGTGGAAGAAGGTCATGCCGCGCCTGTCCGCGGGCCGCGTGCAGTCCGTGGCCACCCGCGTGATCGTGGAGCGCGAACGCGAGCGCATGGCGTTCATCGCCGCCGAGTACTGGGACATCACCGCCTCGCTTATCCCGCAGCAGGGCGAGAAGACCGAGTTTGACGCGAAGCTTGCCACGCTCGATGGGCAGCGCGTGGCGCAGGGGCGCGACTTTGATGACCGGGGAAGGCTGAAGGGGGAGGCGGTGGTCGTCGATAAGCAAAGGGCTCATTCGCTTGCCGACGGCCTGCAGGGCCGCCCCATGCACGTCACCGCCGTCGAGGAGAAGCCGTACACCCGGCGCCCGCACGCACCGTTCATGACCTCGACCCTGCAGCAGGAGGCGGGGCGCAAGCTGCACTTCACCTCTGCGCGCACGATGCGTATTGCGCAGCGGCTGTACGAGAACGGCCACATCACGTACATGCGTACGGACTCGACCTCCTTGTCCAAACAGGGCTTGCAGGCAGCGCGCTCGGCGGCGACGGAGCTGTACGGCGCGAGCTTCGTATCGAAGTCCCCGCGCACCTACGACCGGAAGGTGAAGAACTCGCAGGAGGCGCACGAGGCGATCCGTCCCGCGGGTGAGCGTTTCGCTACACCGGGCCAGCTGGGCAGCGCGCTGGATGCGGAGGAGTTCAAGCTCTACGAGCTGATCTGGCAGCGCACCGTGGCCTCGCAGATGGCGGACGCGCGCGGTAACTCCACCAAGGTAACCGTGGCGGGCGAGGCGGAAAGCGGCGAGCGCGCCGAATTCACCGCCACCGGCCGCACCATCACCTTCCCCGGCTGGCTGCGCGCGTACTCCGATACGAACGACAAGGAGACGCACCTGCCGCAGCTTCACGAGGGCGACGCGCTCGATGCGACGAAGCTCAGCGCGGATGAGCACACCACCAACCCGCCGTCGCGCTACAACGAGGCCAGCCTGGTCAAGAAGATGGAAGACCTGGGTATTGGCCGCCCGTCGACGTACGCCAGCATCATCAAGACGATCCAGGACCGCGGCTACGTGGTCACCCGCGGCAACGCGTTGGTGCCCAGCTGGGTTGCGTTCTCCGTCATTGGACTTTTGGAGAATAACTTCGACGCGCTGGTGGACTACGACTTTACCTCGTCCATGGAAGACGAGCTGGACGAAATCGCGCACGGCAACGAGGACCGCACCGAGTGGCTCACCGGCTTCTACTTCGGCGACGCCGACGCGGACGAGAACATGGCCGAGGCCGTGGCGCGCCGCGGCGGGCTCAAGCACATCATCGAGGCCAACCTGGAAAGCATCGACGCACGCCAGGTCAACTCGCTCAAACTGTTCGAGGACGCCGAGGGCCGCGACATCAACGTGCGCGTCGGCCGCTACGGGCCGTATATCGAGCGCCAGGTGGGCGTGACCGAAGAGGGCGAGCCGGAGTACCAGCGCGCCAACCTGCCGGAGTCCTCCACCCCGGACGGCATCACGCTGGAGCTGGCGGAGAAGCTCTTCGCCACCCCGCAGTCTGGCCGTGAGCTGGGCGAGAACCCGGCGAACGGGCGCATGGTGGTGGCCAAGGAGGGCCGCTACGGCCCGTACGTGACCGAGCTGGTGCGCGACGACGAGCGCGAAACCGCCGAGGCGCACGCCGAGGAAGTCATCGCCGCCGAGCGCGCCGAGGAGGACAAACAGCGCGCCGAGGAAGGCAAGCGCAAGAAGAACTGGGAGACGAAGACCGCGGCGAAGCAGAAGGAGAAGCGCCTCGGCGAGCTGGTCAACGAGCAGCTCAAGCCTGCGACCGCCTCGCTGTTCAAGTCGATGGAGCCGTCCTCGGTCACCCTCGAGGAGGCACTGAAGCTTCTGAGCCTGCCGCGCGAGGTGGGCACCGACCCGGCCGACGGCGAGGTCATCACCGCGCAGAATGGCCGCTACGGCCCGTACCTGAAGAAGGGCACGGACTCGCGCTCCCTGGCCAGCGAGGACCAGATCTTTGCCATCACGCTGGAGGAGGCCCGCCGCATCTATGCGGAGCCGAAGCGCCGTGGCCGCGCCGCCGCGAAGCCGCCGCTGAAGATGCTGGGCGACAACGACGTCTCGGGCAAGCCGATGAGCATCAAGGATGGCCGCTTCGGCCCGTACGTCACCGACGGCGAGACCAACGCCTCGCTGCAGCGCGGCGATACCCCGGAGACGGTCACCGACGAGCGCGCGAACGAGCTGCTCTCCGCCCGCCGCGCCCGCGAGGCCGAAGAGGGCCCGAAGAAGGCGACCAAGAAGAAAGCCACGAAGAAGAAGGCGACCAAGAAGAAAGCGACCAAGCGCGCCAAGAAGACGGTGAAGAAACCCACGCAGACCACCAAGCGCGTGATCAAGGCCGGCTCGAGGAGGAAGTAAATGCTCACCCGCACTCGCCGCGGTGTCGCTGCGCTTATCGACGCCCTGTTGCCCCACTCCTCCCTCACCCCAGAACGCGCAGCGTGGGCGGTGAGCGCCGACGCGGCCGGCATTGCGCAGTGCGCCGGGTGGAAGAAGACTGCGCTGGTAGCCGAGCCGCTTACGCGGGTTGCCCTCGCCGCCGTGCCGCTGCGGGTAAGCCGTAGCGAAGCGGAGCGCGCCGGGGATTCCACCGTCGCCCCGGATTCCGCGCCGGACGCGGACCCGGTGCTCACCTGCGCGGTGCTCGCCTCTGCCGTGGCCGCCTTCGAACAGGAGCGCGTGCCGCATTCGCCATCCGCGCTGGGCGTGGCGTCCTTGGTGGGCGCGCAGGCCGGCTACCTCACACGCCTTCTGCAGCGCGACGCCGCGGTAGGCCGGGTCCGCCTCGCCGTCGCTGTCGGCGCTGTTGCTGCCGGTGGCGCGGTTGCCGCGTGGGCGGATCGCCGCCTGCTGCCCGCCACCCTCATTGGTGGCGCGGCCGTGGCTGCGACGGCGGCAGCGGCGAACGACCCGCTCTTCCGCGCTGACACGAATGATCCGGCGCGCGAGGGCTTAAGCCACGGCGCGAACCTGCTTCTCGGCGCCGAGGGGCTGCGACTGCTCACCAACGCGGGCCTGGTCGGAAAAGCGTGCGACGCGGCCGGCGTACCTACCTGGATCGGGGAGCGCGGTGCGCGTGCGGCGGTGTCTTGGGCCGGCTCGATCGGCCAGCTCCTGCTCGTCCACGGGCTCAGCGCCCCTGCGGCCGGTCGCGACTAAGACACGGAACTAGTAACGGTCCGCCAGGGTGGAGCGCACCGGGCGGGCCAGCTGCGTCATCTTGTTGCGGCCGCGCAGCTCCACGGACTTCATCAGCGTCCAGCGCTGCTGCTCGACCTCGTTCGCGGCACGCAGGGTCGCGGCGTTGGTGAGCACGCGGCCGGGCACGCCCTTGGCCAGCTCGGTCAGGCGCGCTGCGGCGTTGACGGCGTCGCCGATGACGGTGTATTCGAAGCGGTCGTGTCCGCCGATGTGGCCGGCGACCACGTGCCCGGAGGCCACGCCCACTCCGGCCTCGAGCTCCAGACCGTTGAGTTCTTGGCGGAGTTCGCGGGCGGCTTGGAGGGCGTGCGAGGCCGCGTCGTGAAGCGAGACGGGAGCCCCAAAGACGGCGAGCGCGGCATCGCCTTGGAACTTATTAATCACACCCTTGTTGCGGTGCACGACCTCGACGACCACCTCGAAGAAGTCATTGAGGGCGGCCACGACCTCCTCGGGCGTGTGGTTGACGGCAAAGGTGGTGGAGCCGACGACGTCGACGAACACGACGGCGACCTTGCGGTCTTCGCCGCCCAGCTCCGGCTTCTCCTCCAATGCCTTCTGCGCGACCTCACTGCCCACGTAGCGGCCGAAGATGTCGCGGACGCGCTGGCGCTCGCGCAGGCCCCGCATCATCTCGTTGAAGCCGGCCTGGAGCACACCGATCTCGGAGCCGTCGTAGATGTCTACCTGCGTGTTGATTTCGCCGCGCCGCACGCGGTTGATGGCGTCCTGCAGCTCCTTGATGGGGTCGACCACGCTCATGATCACAAAGGCGGTGCCGAACGCGCCGGTGACCATGGCGGACAGGGCCAGCACGAATACCGCCGGTTGGAGCTCGCCCGGAATGTTGGTGAAGTAGCCGCGAGACTGGGCGAGGAACAGCAGGACGATGCCCAGCACGGGCACGGCCGAGGTGGTAAACCACGTC is part of the Corynebacterium imitans genome and encodes:
- a CDS encoding adenylate/guanylate cyclase domain-containing protein yields the protein MNRFWHGLRWVWGTSWPLYAASVLGTNLLGAAAIMAFIRFFIPMPETEQLALDSSTLGLIGLAYVAFAVVFGMVVTFFLFRPVLEWQHRPQDHDPNMVRRLVLRLPVLQTLIVVAVWLIGITILTALTARTSGRFAVVIFVATSMACFVTAVLTYLQAERLVRPIAAAALARRFEDATLEPPIKQRLYMTWFTTSAVPVLGIVLLFLAQSRGYFTNIPGELQPAVFVLALSAMVTGAFGTAFVIMSVVDPIKELQDAINRVRRGEINTQVDIYDGSEIGVLQAGFNEMMRGLRERQRVRDIFGRYVGSEVAQKALEEKPELGGEDRKVAVVFVDVVGSTTFAVNHTPEEVVAALNDFFEVVVEVVHRNKGVINKFQGDAALAVFGAPVSLHDAASHALQAARELRQELNGLELEAGVGVASGHVVAGHIGGHDRFEYTVIGDAVNAAARLTELAKGVPGRVLTNAATLRAANEVEQQRWTLMKSVELRGRNKMTQLARPVRSTLADRY
- a CDS encoding DedA family protein, with the translated sequence MEMIDPFIDFLHMLMGTPLFYPLVTLLIVADALAPIVPSETVLNLAGAFAASQGVPSVKAVIAAAIIGAIIGDNLCFALGARLIGFVERLDPESKAGQAILWVRRNMHRGAGPTIIVGRFLPWARWVATIVLGSVRYNWFAFLFYDTIGVIIWAILSVGIGYAGGALFSDIPLLGMVVGVLLGSLVGFGIQKLQGKFFDWRDERRGQSTL
- the topA gene encoding type I DNA topoisomerase; this translates as MTGNGKTLVIVESATKAKKIQKYLGEDYIVEASVGHIRDLPGRAADIPAKYKKEPWAKLGVNPDAGFSPIYVVSPDKKKKVSDLRAKLKECDKLLLATDPDREGEAIAWHLLETLKPKVPVERMVFNEITESAIREAAENTRELDMDLVEAQETRRILDRLYGYEVSPVLWKKVMPRLSAGRVQSVATRVIVERERERMAFIAAEYWDITASLIPQQGEKTEFDAKLATLDGQRVAQGRDFDDRGRLKGEAVVVDKQRAHSLADGLQGRPMHVTAVEEKPYTRRPHAPFMTSTLQQEAGRKLHFTSARTMRIAQRLYENGHITYMRTDSTSLSKQGLQAARSAATELYGASFVSKSPRTYDRKVKNSQEAHEAIRPAGERFATPGQLGSALDAEEFKLYELIWQRTVASQMADARGNSTKVTVAGEAESGERAEFTATGRTITFPGWLRAYSDTNDKETHLPQLHEGDALDATKLSADEHTTNPPSRYNEASLVKKMEDLGIGRPSTYASIIKTIQDRGYVVTRGNALVPSWVAFSVIGLLENNFDALVDYDFTSSMEDELDEIAHGNEDRTEWLTGFYFGDADADENMAEAVARRGGLKHIIEANLESIDARQVNSLKLFEDAEGRDINVRVGRYGPYIERQVGVTEEGEPEYQRANLPESSTPDGITLELAEKLFATPQSGRELGENPANGRMVVAKEGRYGPYVTELVRDDERETAEAHAEEVIAAERAEEDKQRAEEGKRKKNWETKTAAKQKEKRLGELVNEQLKPATASLFKSMEPSSVTLEEALKLLSLPREVGTDPADGEVITAQNGRYGPYLKKGTDSRSLASEDQIFAITLEEARRIYAEPKRRGRAAAKPPLKMLGDNDVSGKPMSIKDGRFGPYVTDGETNASLQRGDTPETVTDERANELLSARRAREAEEGPKKATKKKATKKKATKKKATKRAKKTVKKPTQTTKRVIKAGSRRK